A region of the Terriglobia bacterium genome:
GCGAACCAGCCGGTGCACTCCGATTTCGGCGCACAGGTTGCCGTAGGCGTAATCCCCCTTCACGAGAAAGGTCACTGACTTGATGCCGGCTTCTTCACCCTGCTGATAATCCAGGATGTCCGTTGCGTACCCCGAGCGCTCTGCCCAACGCAGATACATGCGCAGCAGCATTTCGGCCCAATCCTGCGACTCGGTGCCCCCGGCGCCGGGATGAATGCTGACAATCGCATTGGTATCATCATGCTCTCCGGAAAGGAGAGTGCGAATCTCAGTCTGCTTGATCTCCTGCTCCAGACGTTCCACTTCGACCTTCAGCTCGGCGAGCACGTCCTCTCCTTCAGCGGCGAGATCCATCAGAGCTCCAAGGTCGGACATGTCCCGAGCCAGTTTCGAGTCAAGCTCAACGTCGCGTTCGAGCTTGCGCCGGTTCTGCAAGATCGCCTGAACTTCTTCCTGCCTGTTCCAGAAGTCGGGCTGTGCTACTTTCTTTTCGATTTCGAGGATTTCCGCGCGTTTGTGCTCTGCATCAAAGATAACCTCGAACCTGCTCCACCTTCTGTCCAAGCGCAATCACCTTGTCGCGCAACTCTTCAAGCATGCCTGCCTCCACTATTTACGGATGAGCCGGGAACACCGGCAACCTGGTTCCTCGCATGAGGCTCCAGAGTAATGCCAAACAAATAATGATAACACAGAGGATAGGGAAAGAATCGCCATGACGCGCGTAGAAGGTCTCGCCCGAAAGAAACGCGAAGCCGCCGACGGCCGTATCTTCCCGTAGAAGTCCGGTCTGCACTTGAATTCTCCCGCTCGGCTCCACGATAGCCGAAATACCCGAGTTGGCTGCGCGCAGCAGATAGCGCCTGCACTCGACCGCTCTCCAGCGCGCCATCGTTAGATGCTGGTAAGGAGCTGAAGTATCACCATACCAGGCATCGTTGGTCAAATTGATGATCAACTGGCTGCCCCGCCGGATGAACTGCCGCGAGAGTTCCGGGAAAACCGCCTCAAAACAGATGATGACGTTCGTGAGATGGCCCCCGAGGGGCACGGTCACAAAACTGTTCCCCGGATAGAAATTCCCTACGTCCTTCGATATCGTCTCGCTGAAAAAGAAGAGCTTCTGCAGAGGTATGTATTCGCCGAAGGGCACGAGGTGAATCTTGTCATATCTCCCCACCTCGGTTCCATTCCGGTCAAGAAAGAATGCGCTGTTGAAGTACCTGGATGTGCCCTCCACCTCGCGAAAATAAATGTTGTTGAAAACCAGCCCGAGCGGGAATCGCTGCGCGAGGCTGCGCTGAATCTCCTGGTAACCCGGATCGTGCTGGAAAATGACCGGCGAGGGTGCCTCCGGCAGAACCAACAGGTCGATCCGTGCAGGGCCCAAACGATCGGCCATTTGGACATACCCTTGCTGGTACTTCCACGCCAGCGCCGATTCAGGCACATCGACGGACAGGTTGCCCTGCAGCAGCGCGGCGCGGTACTCAGGCTGCGTCCGATCCCAGCGATGCAGGCTTCCGGTGCCATAGGCCAGAGCACCCGCCAGCATCGCGGCCGCACCCAGGGTCGCCAACCCGTTGTAGCTGCGGTGCACCAGGACCCACGCGATCACCACGTTGACCCAGACAATCAGGAATGAAACGGCGTAGACGCCTGCGAGGTCGGCGATCTGGATGAGCCTCAGATAATCGGCCTGGGAATAGCCGACCATCAGCCAGGGAAATCCCCCGAAGGGGAACAGGCTGCGCACATAGTCCAGGGTGACCCATGCGGGCGCCAATATCAGCAGGAATCCCGAGCCGCCGCGATTCATGCAGAAGCGTGTAAGGGCGCACGCCGCGGCGGGATAGCACCCCAGGATCGCTGCCATCAGGATAAAAAGTGACCACGCCCCGGGTGCAGGCAAGCCACCATAATGGGTGAGGACCCGCGGGATCCAGTAAAGCAGAGCGAGGAATTGAAGCATCCCGGCCAGCGCGCCGCCCAGAAAAGCACTACGGGGCCTCCGTACGCGCGCCACATAGAAAATGAGCGGGACCAGCGCTACCCACGCGAGATAACTCTGACTGAGTTTTGGGAATGAAGCCCAGGCAATAATCCCGGACAGCACCGGAAGGAGCAGAAGTGGTGGCAGTCTTTGATGAGTTCTGGTTGTAGTCAGCAGCAGTTGCCCTTCCACCCTCGCCGGCGCGCGATGCGTCAATTGGTCTTAATGAAGCAGGGGAATCCTGCTTTCTGCAGTTTCTTCTGCATCGCCACGGCATCTGCGCGCGACTCGAACTTACCGACCTTGACCAGGTAAAGCTGATCAGCCGATTTAGGAGCTTCGATCACGCACGGGAATCCCTTCGCCTTGAGAGCGTCCGCTTTGATCTCCGCTTCGCGGCGCTCCCGGAAGGCT
Encoded here:
- the lnt gene encoding apolipoprotein N-acyltransferase — its product is MTHRAPARVEGQLLLTTTRTHQRLPPLLLLPVLSGIIAWASFPKLSQSYLAWVALVPLIFYVARVRRPRSAFLGGALAGMLQFLALLYWIPRVLTHYGGLPAPGAWSLFILMAAILGCYPAAACALTRFCMNRGGSGFLLILAPAWVTLDYVRSLFPFGGFPWLMVGYSQADYLRLIQIADLAGVYAVSFLIVWVNVVIAWVLVHRSYNGLATLGAAAMLAGALAYGTGSLHRWDRTQPEYRAALLQGNLSVDVPESALAWKYQQGYVQMADRLGPARIDLLVLPEAPSPVIFQHDPGYQEIQRSLAQRFPLGLVFNNIYFREVEGTSRYFNSAFFLDRNGTEVGRYDKIHLVPFGEYIPLQKLFFFSETISKDVGNFYPGNSFVTVPLGGHLTNVIICFEAVFPELSRQFIRRGSQLIINLTNDAWYGDTSAPYQHLTMARWRAVECRRYLLRAANSGISAIVEPSGRIQVQTGLLREDTAVGGFAFLSGETFYARHGDSFPILCVIIICLALLWSLMRGTRLPVFPAHP
- the prfB gene encoding peptide chain release factor 2 produces the protein MFDAEHKRAEILEIEKKVAQPDFWNRQEEVQAILQNRRKLERDVELDSKLARDMSDLGALMDLAAEGEDVLAELKVEVERLEQEIKQTEIRTLLSGEHDDTNAIVSIHPGAGGTESQDWAEMLLRMYLRWAERSGYATDILDYQQGEEAGIKSVTFLVKGDYAYGNLCAEIGVHRLVRISPFDAAARRHTSFASVFVYPEIDDRIDVQIDEKDLRIDTYRSSGAGGQHVNVTDSAVRITHIPTGIVVSCQNERSQIRNRDMARKILRVRLYDLELEKKRKEMQAVEDAKLDIAWGSQIRSYVLHPYRLVKDHRTKFETSNTDRVLDGDIDELIYEYLVHREKSRKRDANAKVAR